The Silvanigrella paludirubra genome contains a region encoding:
- a CDS encoding metallophosphoesterase family protein yields the protein MKIIQISDLHIKKSPNSFHYGIDPRNGFELTLKSILNSKIDFNSFFLTGDISDDGSIESYDYVLNLLEKFNKKIYFINGNHDSKNNLISAFSKSKYFVPLNELILDNWLFIGLDSCLEGKDFGFLSDSQIQKFENIINKYKEKKFNIGAVVHHHPIFVGTPLIDDCPILNASKWIDYIKTNNQIKLIITGHVHNHYSIEIGENTKLETGFSSFALFKKGGSNENEDIIKSYGYKIYEFLNDSYKTSEVLLIE from the coding sequence ATGAAAATAATTCAAATTTCAGATTTACATATAAAAAAAAGTCCAAATTCTTTTCATTATGGAATTGACCCAAGAAATGGTTTTGAGCTGACTTTAAAATCAATTTTAAATTCTAAAATAGATTTTAATTCATTCTTTTTGACAGGTGATATTTCAGATGATGGAAGTATAGAATCCTATGATTATGTTTTGAACTTATTAGAAAAGTTTAACAAAAAAATTTATTTCATAAATGGAAATCATGATTCAAAAAATAATTTAATTTCCGCTTTTTCAAAAAGTAAATACTTTGTTCCCTTAAATGAATTGATTCTTGATAATTGGCTATTTATTGGACTGGATTCTTGTTTAGAAGGAAAAGATTTTGGATTTTTATCGGACTCTCAAATTCAGAAATTTGAGAATATAATAAATAAATATAAGGAAAAAAAATTTAACATTGGGGCTGTAGTGCATCACCATCCTATTTTTGTTGGAACGCCTTTAATTGATGATTGTCCTATTTTAAATGCTTCAAAATGGATAGATTATATTAAGACAAATAATCAAATTAAATTGATCATTACGGGTCATGTTCATAATCATTATTCTATTGAAATAGGAGAGAATACGAAATTAGAAACTGGTTTTTCTTCTTTTGCTTTATTTAAAAAAGGTGGCTCAAACGAAAATGAAGATATTATTAAAAGTTATGGCTATAAAATTTACGAGTTTTTAAATGATTCTTATAAAACATCTGAAGTTTTATTGATTGAATAA
- a CDS encoding adenylate/guanylate cyclase domain-containing protein produces MFSIRNRFLITMCFLIALASSVCLTFGAWLLFIQLKNSSLKLLNSAKETLQSSIEYEFLKLGSDTKILASLSDFIKEIESRQNFAVLKIAEKFQNESELSEVSSYDNDGNPISLGGDKKNTQFINFFSDSNNKPLFDGFKGALNGKSNSNLFVNSHVKIINISPIISAKQKVCGILSTSISLDNKFLEKTARLTGVDISFISKDKLISSSIDDVNEKNIITKEFEMNKITNNEKDKSWVSNNSYYLLFQIKSKSTDNKLYSLLSISNKENVYVFDSVKRFIILFGIFIIIISLIVSTFIASGITKGIKKLEKNAAALASGKLDVLIDTRSKDEIGMLAKSFDTMRKSVKQLIFNLNETNTSYQRFIPKEFIDILNKDDIKRVKLGDYLELNMTVLFSDIRDFTSMSENLTPKENFEFINSFLKFIAPIIKKQGGFIDKYIGDGIMALFPNESYNAILASREIVNELKNWNESRVLNNKIPLKIGIGLNSGKVIIGIIGEEKRMDATVIGDTVNIASRVESMTKTLNCSILMTEKTYHLLTEEQKQNMENMGEHKVKGKAESLMLYKID; encoded by the coding sequence ATGTTTTCCATACGAAATCGATTTTTAATTACCATGTGTTTTTTAATTGCACTTGCCTCAAGCGTTTGTCTTACATTTGGAGCATGGCTTTTATTTATTCAATTAAAAAATTCGTCGTTAAAGCTTTTAAATTCTGCAAAAGAAACGCTACAATCATCCATTGAATATGAATTTTTAAAATTAGGAAGTGATACTAAAATACTTGCTAGCTTAAGTGATTTTATTAAAGAAATCGAATCAAGACAAAATTTTGCAGTATTAAAAATTGCTGAAAAATTTCAAAATGAGTCTGAGCTTTCGGAAGTTTCAAGTTATGATAATGATGGAAATCCAATTTCATTAGGTGGTGATAAAAAAAATACACAATTTATCAATTTTTTTTCGGATTCAAATAATAAACCATTATTTGATGGATTTAAAGGCGCTTTAAATGGAAAATCTAATTCTAATTTATTTGTAAACTCTCATGTAAAAATAATCAATATATCTCCCATTATTTCAGCAAAACAGAAAGTTTGTGGTATTTTATCTACATCAATTTCCTTAGATAATAAGTTTTTAGAAAAAACAGCAAGACTAACTGGTGTTGATATTTCCTTTATTTCAAAAGATAAATTGATTTCAAGTTCAATTGACGATGTAAATGAAAAAAATATTATAACAAAAGAATTTGAAATGAATAAAATAACAAATAATGAAAAAGATAAATCTTGGGTGTCAAATAATTCTTACTACTTACTATTCCAAATAAAAAGTAAATCAACGGATAATAAATTATATTCTCTTTTATCTATTTCAAATAAAGAAAATGTCTATGTCTTTGATAGTGTAAAAAGATTTATTATTTTGTTTGGTATTTTTATCATTATTATCTCATTGATTGTATCTACATTTATAGCATCAGGAATTACAAAGGGGATAAAAAAACTAGAAAAAAATGCGGCAGCACTTGCTTCTGGAAAACTCGATGTTTTAATTGATACAAGAAGCAAAGATGAAATTGGAATGCTAGCAAAAAGCTTTGATACGATGCGCAAATCGGTAAAACAGCTTATTTTTAATTTAAATGAAACAAATACTTCATATCAAAGATTCATTCCTAAAGAATTTATTGATATTTTAAACAAAGATGACATAAAAAGAGTAAAATTAGGGGACTATCTTGAGCTAAATATGACGGTTTTATTTTCTGATATTCGTGATTTTACTTCGATGTCTGAAAATTTAACTCCTAAAGAAAATTTTGAATTCATCAATTCTTTTTTAAAATTTATTGCTCCTATCATCAAAAAACAAGGAGGTTTTATTGACAAATATATAGGAGATGGAATTATGGCCCTTTTTCCAAATGAAAGTTACAACGCAATTTTAGCATCTAGAGAAATTGTTAATGAATTAAAAAATTGGAATGAATCAAGAGTTTTAAATAATAAAATTCCTTTAAAAATTGGGATTGGTTTAAATTCGGGAAAAGTGATTATTGGAATTATTGGAGAAGAGAAAAGAATGGATGCCACTGTTATTGGTGATACTGTTAATATAGCTTCACGCGTAGAAAGCATGACAAAAACTTTAAACTGTTCCATATTAATGACAGAAAAAACATATCATTTATTAACTGAAGAACAAAAGCAAAATATGGAAAATATGGGAGAACATAAGGTAAAAGGAAAAGCAGAAAGTTTAATGTTATATAAAATAGATTAA
- the truA gene encoding tRNA pseudouridine(38-40) synthase TruA has protein sequence METKEYRNLKLIVSWNGEKFHGYQYQPNVFTVQEALNKAWEILTNETVTLCGCSRLDAGVHAQHYVLNFHTVTQLTAERIIKGFNGILHANLALDISVYHAEFVDSNFHSRFQSIGKHYRYLIWYGFSEHAILTKRCWHVRSKLSLEDVKIYLSQFEGEHDFAAFRASDCSAKTTVRQIFKIDAWTHPIYPEMLIIDIWGDGFLKNMIRNIVGTSVEIASGKRNKNTITEAFIHKDRSQTGVCAPSWALTLMEVYYDKNQMNQKLQNNKKELAPC, from the coding sequence ATGGAAACTAAGGAATATCGAAATTTAAAATTAATTGTTTCTTGGAATGGTGAAAAGTTTCATGGTTATCAATATCAACCCAATGTATTTACTGTTCAAGAAGCCTTGAATAAGGCATGGGAAATATTAACAAATGAAACTGTTACTTTATGTGGGTGTAGTCGATTGGATGCCGGAGTCCATGCTCAGCATTATGTTTTGAATTTTCATACTGTGACACAATTAACTGCAGAAAGAATTATTAAAGGATTTAATGGAATATTACACGCAAATTTAGCACTCGATATCTCTGTTTACCATGCTGAATTTGTTGATTCTAATTTTCATTCCCGGTTTCAATCTATTGGAAAACATTATCGCTATTTAATTTGGTATGGTTTTTCTGAGCATGCGATTCTTACAAAAAGATGCTGGCATGTTCGCTCAAAATTATCTTTAGAGGATGTTAAAATATATTTGTCTCAATTTGAAGGAGAACACGATTTTGCGGCTTTTCGTGCTTCGGATTGTTCCGCTAAAACAACGGTTCGCCAAATTTTTAAAATAGATGCATGGACTCATCCTATTTATCCAGAAATGTTAATTATAGATATCTGGGGAGACGGTTTTTTAAAAAATATGATTCGCAATATTGTTGGGACCTCTGTAGAAATTGCCAGCGGCAAACGTAACAAGAATACCATAACCGAAGCTTTCATTCATAAAGATCGTTCTCAAACTGGAGTTTGCGCTCCTTCTTGGGCACTTACCTTAATGGAAGTTTATTATGATAAAAATCAAATGAACCAAAAGCTTCAAAACAATAAGAAAGAATTAGCACCCTGCTAG
- the hemH gene encoding ferrochelatase, which yields MKLNNRIGVLLVNVGTPDSPETPDVRRYLKEFLSDPRVIDIPALARFLLLRLIILPFRSSKSSHAYKTVWLPEGSPLMYHSSNLAKNVSQLLGENYLVEFCMRYQNPSLEKAIHKLVENGAHKIIVFPLFPQYSSAATGTVFEKVGKIANSMWNVPQLIYMPPFYNNPGFIESFSIIYKDIMREFKPDFTLFSYHGLPERHIVKSDLSDGRHCLQKESCCNEICNENFYCYRAQCYDTTRSIANKMQLKKDTFVTSFQSRLGRSPWIKPYTDLVLPDIAKKGFKRIAVMCPAFVADCLETLEEIQIRAKEQWLSLGGEDLKLVPSLNSNPYWSEVVANMIKQASK from the coding sequence ATGAAATTAAACAATAGAATTGGTGTTTTATTAGTCAATGTGGGGACACCTGATTCTCCTGAAACTCCCGATGTCAGACGCTACTTAAAAGAATTTTTGTCTGATCCGCGTGTCATTGATATACCTGCTTTAGCTCGTTTTCTTTTGTTGCGTTTGATTATTTTACCTTTTCGAAGTTCAAAATCGTCTCATGCTTATAAAACGGTGTGGTTACCTGAAGGATCTCCTCTCATGTACCATAGTTCCAATTTAGCTAAAAATGTTTCTCAATTATTAGGAGAAAATTATTTGGTTGAATTTTGTATGCGTTATCAAAACCCATCCCTTGAAAAAGCCATTCATAAGTTAGTTGAAAATGGAGCACATAAAATTATTGTTTTTCCTTTGTTTCCTCAATATTCATCTGCTGCAACAGGAACTGTATTTGAAAAAGTAGGAAAAATAGCAAATTCTATGTGGAATGTTCCGCAGCTTATTTATATGCCTCCATTTTATAATAATCCTGGATTTATTGAGAGTTTTTCCATTATTTATAAAGATATTATGAGAGAATTTAAACCAGATTTTACTTTGTTTAGTTATCATGGCTTACCAGAAAGACATATTGTAAAATCAGATTTATCTGACGGAAGACATTGTTTGCAAAAAGAAAGCTGTTGCAATGAAATTTGCAATGAAAATTTTTATTGTTATCGTGCACAATGTTATGATACGACAAGATCTATTGCAAATAAAATGCAATTGAAAAAAGATACTTTTGTAACTTCTTTTCAATCTCGCTTGGGCAGAAGCCCTTGGATTAAGCCTTATACCGATCTCGTGTTACCTGATATTGCTAAAAAAGGGTTTAAAAGAATAGCCGTAATGTGTCCGGCTTTTGTTGCAGATTGTTTAGAGACTCTTGAAGAAATTCAAATAAGAGCAAAGGAACAATGGTTGTCATTAGGTGGTGAAGATTTAAAACTAGTACCTTCTTTAAATTCAAATCCATATTGGTCTGAAGTAGTTGCAAATATGATAAAACAAGCTTCTAAATGA
- a CDS encoding DUF4156 domain-containing protein, with translation MKKYLKKCLGTISVLALIQGCSTAKLSNEGSNIEVITALDRKDCKNLGPVFGKGGGVFGGTWISDESLMEYASNDLRNKAALKGATHVVVQNHQVGMSTGKNGGSTSTVTQQGIAYKCPS, from the coding sequence ATGAAAAAATATTTAAAAAAATGTTTAGGAACGATTTCTGTTTTAGCGCTTATACAAGGTTGTTCAACAGCAAAATTAAGTAATGAAGGCTCAAACATTGAAGTTATTACAGCATTGGATAGAAAAGATTGTAAAAATTTGGGGCCTGTTTTTGGAAAAGGGGGAGGGGTATTTGGAGGTACATGGATTTCTGATGAATCTTTAATGGAATATGCTTCGAATGATCTTAGAAATAAAGCGGCTCTTAAAGGAGCAACACATGTTGTTGTTCAAAACCATCAAGTTGGGATGAGTACAGGAAAAAATGGGGGCTCAACCTCAACTGTGACACAGCAAGGTATTGCTTATAAATGTCCAAGTTAA
- a CDS encoding protein-glutamate methylesterase/protein-glutamine glutaminase: protein MKNKTLIKKKIKVLIVDDSISIRKFITSLLSFDKSIEVVGALEDSFVALEMLEKLKPDVVTLDLHMPKMDGLTFLEKMMKIYPTPTIIISSFAKENSENAIKAFSLGAIDIFPKQVISPGLNIEPVAHSLITKVRVAARAILNNKIEIKPIVKQIAIEPLPEITKNQKIKIISIAASTGGTEALRNLLSKLPSNIPGILIVQHMPKEFLLSFAESLARVCQFELKLAQNNDEVLPGRALLAPGDIHMEIIRIQNSYFIRLKEGPLIHGVRPSANPLFSSMARNVGKHGMGIILTGMGGDGAEGLYEMKKAGSFNIAQDEKSCVVFGMPKKAIAKGAIDEVLPLEKMPDRIIMECSKLELKNVI, encoded by the coding sequence TTGAAAAATAAAACCCTTATAAAGAAAAAAATAAAAGTTTTAATTGTTGATGATTCTATTTCTATACGTAAATTTATTACAAGTTTACTTTCTTTTGATAAATCTATAGAAGTTGTTGGTGCTTTAGAAGATTCATTTGTTGCTCTTGAAATGTTAGAAAAACTCAAACCCGATGTTGTTACATTAGATCTTCATATGCCTAAAATGGATGGATTGACATTCCTTGAAAAAATGATGAAAATTTATCCGACACCAACCATCATAATTAGCAGTTTTGCAAAAGAAAATTCAGAAAATGCAATAAAAGCATTTTCTCTTGGTGCTATTGATATTTTTCCAAAACAAGTTATATCTCCAGGTTTAAATATAGAGCCAGTTGCTCATAGTCTAATAACTAAAGTAAGAGTCGCTGCTAGAGCTATTTTAAATAATAAAATTGAAATTAAACCTATAGTTAAACAAATTGCAATAGAACCTCTTCCTGAAATAACAAAAAATCAAAAAATTAAAATAATTTCTATAGCAGCTTCAACTGGTGGAACGGAAGCTTTAAGAAATTTATTATCTAAATTACCATCAAATATTCCTGGAATATTAATTGTGCAACACATGCCAAAAGAATTTTTATTAAGTTTTGCTGAATCTTTAGCAAGAGTTTGCCAATTTGAATTAAAATTAGCACAAAATAATGATGAAGTTTTACCTGGTAGGGCATTGCTTGCTCCTGGGGATATTCATATGGAAATCATTCGTATTCAAAATAGTTACTTTATTCGTTTAAAAGAGGGGCCATTAATTCACGGTGTAAGACCATCAGCAAATCCTTTGTTTTCTTCTATGGCTAGAAATGTTGGAAAACATGGCATGGGAATCATATTAACTGGTATGGGAGGAGATGGGGCTGAGGGATTGTATGAAATGAAAAAAGCAGGGAGTTTTAATATAGCTCAAGATGAAAAATCATGCGTTGTTTTTGGTATGCCTAAGAAAGCAATAGCAAAGGGGGCTATTGATGAGGTGTTACCTTTAGAAAAGATGCCAGATAGAATTATTATGGAGTGTTCTAAACTCGAATTAAAAAATGTAATTTGA
- a CDS encoding phospholipase D-like domain-containing protein, which translates to MHKNCFRIFFVSVVMSAPFSLNAIPVKLSNQNASLGFSPNLGAIDVILKAINEAQSSINLAAFVITSDDIFNALVDAHQRGVNVRVVVDAKSANGNGSDVQALLDANIPVVLNNEFKIMHNKYIIIDNKSVQTGSFNYSNNADKRNAENALFIENQPAIAKLYTNNFERLFSNSKKIPNSKSKSLNFSFIKENVTKFPISGLSTFQIQKGVVEIAFSNACNYITSSPSAKTIIIQTIKQAKNNIYMAAYDFTDSDILNALKNRQNNGVQLNIVLDYKANLNNDAVQDLMNAGANISLNKKFSIMHNKYMIIDNSTLDFGSFNYTTSAENEQCNNIMVFYNQSSLVENYMNDWNMLYQTSIKNL; encoded by the coding sequence ATGCATAAAAATTGCTTTCGTATTTTTTTTGTTTCTGTTGTTATGTCCGCTCCTTTTTCTTTAAATGCCATACCTGTAAAACTGTCAAACCAAAATGCGAGTTTAGGATTTAGTCCAAATTTAGGTGCTATTGATGTTATTTTAAAGGCTATAAATGAAGCCCAATCAAGTATCAATTTAGCTGCTTTTGTTATTACGAGTGATGATATTTTTAATGCACTTGTAGATGCTCATCAGCGTGGTGTGAATGTGCGCGTTGTTGTAGATGCAAAGTCAGCAAATGGAAATGGTTCCGATGTTCAAGCATTATTAGATGCTAATATTCCTGTGGTATTAAATAATGAATTTAAAATTATGCATAATAAATATATTATAATTGATAATAAATCAGTTCAAACAGGAAGTTTTAATTATTCAAATAATGCAGATAAAAGAAACGCAGAAAATGCTTTATTCATTGAAAATCAGCCTGCAATAGCAAAACTTTATACAAATAATTTTGAAAGATTATTTTCAAATTCTAAAAAAATTCCAAATTCAAAATCTAAAAGTTTAAATTTTTCTTTTATCAAGGAAAATGTTACTAAATTTCCTATTTCAGGTTTATCTACTTTTCAAATTCAAAAAGGAGTGGTTGAAATTGCATTTTCTAATGCATGTAATTATATAACTTCTTCTCCTTCTGCCAAAACAATTATTATTCAAACTATTAAGCAAGCTAAAAACAATATTTATATGGCAGCTTATGACTTTACAGACTCAGATATACTGAATGCGCTTAAAAATAGACAAAATAACGGTGTTCAATTAAATATTGTGTTAGATTACAAAGCAAATTTAAATAATGATGCTGTTCAGGATCTAATGAATGCAGGTGCAAATATAAGTTTAAATAAAAAATTTAGTATTATGCATAATAAATATATGATTATAGATAACAGTACTTTGGATTTTGGAAGTTTTAATTATACAACTTCGGCAGAAAATGAGCAGTGTAATAATATTATGGTTTTTTATAACCAATCTTCTTTAGTAGAAAATTATATGAATGATTGGAATATGCTTTATCAAACAAGTATTAAAAATCTATAA
- the uvrB gene encoding excinuclease ABC subunit UvrB: MVDEKFQTEWPMEPMGDQPQAIHKLIEGLNNGVSEQILLGVTGSGKTFTIANVIAKTQRPTLVIAHNKTLAAQLFQEFKELFPNNSVEYFVSYYDYYQPEAYVPSTDTFIDKTASINDDIDKMRHSATKSLFERRDVIIVSSVSCIYGLGAPDAYLNSRILLEQGSKLSRDDFIRQLLAIQYSRNDISLERGKFRVRGDIVEVIPAYENEKAVRVQFWADEIEKIATIDALRGTILDKIHKVSIYPASHYVLDNEKIEEIVSNITKDLLIKMEEFKAQGKLIEAHRVEQRTLHDIEMIREIGYCQGVENYSRYLDGRSPGDPPSTLLDYFPKDYLLVIDESHVTVPQIGGMYRGDRARKETLVQYGFRLPSALDNRPLNFDEFKLRMGQTIYVSATPAKYELEHASNEIVEQIIRPTGLIDPIIEVKPAKGQIDDLLYEIKETIAKKSRVLVTTLTKKMAENITSYFADFNIKIKYLHSEIHSIERVEILRDLRLGIFDVLVGINLLREGLDLPEVALVAILDADKEGFLRSRTSLIQTVGRAARNINGRVILYADKETDSIKYCLEETNRRRIKQDEFNQINNITPQTILKKIPEDLRKIYNLDYGDNYQEKLMQAVSYLGDMKILKDPKKLEKHVQKLYKEMQKASQRMEFELAAELRDKMNILKEQIILLSGDV; the protein is encoded by the coding sequence ATGGTTGATGAAAAATTCCAAACAGAATGGCCCATGGAGCCTATGGGAGATCAGCCTCAGGCAATTCATAAATTAATTGAAGGTTTAAATAATGGGGTTTCTGAACAAATATTACTTGGGGTAACAGGCTCTGGAAAAACATTTACCATAGCGAATGTCATTGCGAAAACGCAGCGTCCTACGTTAGTAATTGCTCATAATAAAACATTAGCAGCACAATTATTCCAAGAATTTAAAGAGCTTTTTCCAAATAATTCAGTCGAATATTTTGTAAGTTATTATGATTATTATCAGCCTGAAGCCTATGTACCTAGTACGGATACCTTTATAGATAAAACCGCATCGATAAATGATGACATTGATAAAATGCGCCATAGCGCAACAAAGTCATTATTTGAAAGACGGGATGTCATTATTGTAAGCTCCGTTAGCTGTATTTATGGGCTTGGAGCTCCCGATGCTTATTTAAATTCACGAATTTTGTTAGAGCAAGGAAGTAAACTTTCTCGTGACGATTTTATCCGCCAATTATTAGCTATTCAATACAGTAGAAATGATATTTCATTGGAACGAGGTAAATTTAGAGTTCGTGGTGACATTGTTGAAGTGATTCCCGCATATGAAAATGAAAAAGCAGTCCGTGTTCAATTTTGGGCGGACGAAATAGAAAAGATTGCTACTATTGATGCTCTCCGTGGAACTATTTTAGATAAAATTCATAAAGTAAGTATTTATCCTGCCTCTCACTATGTCCTAGATAATGAAAAAATAGAGGAAATAGTTTCTAATATTACTAAAGATTTATTAATAAAAATGGAAGAATTTAAAGCTCAAGGAAAATTAATAGAAGCACACCGGGTAGAACAAAGAACATTACATGACATAGAAATGATCCGAGAAATAGGTTACTGTCAAGGTGTTGAAAATTATTCTCGTTACCTTGATGGAAGAAGTCCTGGAGATCCTCCTTCAACATTATTAGATTATTTTCCAAAAGATTATTTACTTGTTATTGATGAAAGCCATGTTACTGTTCCTCAAATTGGGGGGATGTATCGTGGAGATCGTGCTCGTAAAGAAACATTGGTTCAATATGGATTTCGTTTGCCTTCTGCTTTAGATAACCGTCCTTTAAATTTTGATGAATTTAAATTACGAATGGGTCAAACTATTTATGTTTCTGCAACTCCTGCTAAATATGAATTAGAGCATGCAAGTAACGAAATTGTAGAACAAATTATTCGTCCAACAGGTTTAATTGATCCCATTATTGAAGTAAAACCTGCAAAGGGGCAAATTGACGATCTTTTATATGAAATTAAAGAAACAATAGCAAAAAAATCACGAGTTTTAGTAACAACTTTAACTAAAAAAATGGCTGAAAATATAACTTCTTATTTTGCAGATTTTAATATTAAAATAAAATATCTTCATTCTGAAATTCATAGTATTGAACGTGTAGAAATTTTACGAGATTTACGTCTTGGTATTTTTGATGTTCTTGTGGGTATTAATTTATTAAGAGAAGGATTAGATCTTCCAGAAGTTGCCTTAGTTGCCATTTTAGATGCTGATAAAGAAGGATTTCTTCGCAGTAGAACAAGTTTAATACAAACGGTTGGAAGAGCTGCTCGTAATATAAATGGACGCGTTATTTTATATGCAGATAAAGAAACTGATAGTATTAAATATTGTCTTGAAGAAACAAATCGAAGAAGAATAAAGCAAGATGAATTTAACCAAATAAATAACATAACTCCTCAAACAATTTTGAAAAAAATACCAGAAGATCTTCGAAAAATTTATAATTTAGATTATGGTGATAATTATCAAGAAAAACTTATGCAAGCTGTGTCATATTTAGGAGATATGAAAATATTAAAAGATCCTAAAAAATTAGAGAAGCATGTTCAAAAGCTTTATAAAGAAATGCAAAAAGCATCACAAAGGATGGAATTTGAACTTGCTGCAGAACTACGTGATAAAATGAATATTTTAAAAGAACAAATCATATTGCTTTCAGGTGATGTTTAA